The Hippoglossus hippoglossus isolate fHipHip1 chromosome 21, fHipHip1.pri, whole genome shotgun sequence genome contains a region encoding:
- the LOC117755042 gene encoding high affinity cGMP-specific 3',5'-cyclic phosphodiesterase 9A: MATKILYFTVNGKPEQAEFPVDCPAQDVKDLFRSAAEAGPHDILKLYNPKGNIINISPGLEPNSPSCCYKLEVVAADRNTEPLGAELAGALGFDLSSMEKRLQGLEKKILMEVGETPAVVYEMKKQVDSFREKLESVEHLSWLGLFKDLSEGNHKPSPFYHKRTLRKTREECEHVRVKFLQMSSLEVSEEVRQYLKTPTFDNWQWEDAEIMVLLQVMYTDLDFTATFNIEPEVLQQFLYEVYRRYNNIPFHNFKHCFCVTQMMYGLIWLTDLRSKLDAIDLLIMLTSAVCHDLDHTGYNNAYQINARTELALRYNDISPLENHHCAVAFEILEKTENNIFRNLPMDKYKQIREGIIKCILATDMTSHNDILSKFKSILPAFHFTTKDHKDVLMMILIKVSDISNEARPMEVAEPWLDCLLQEFYNQSDVEKMEGLPVTPFMDRDKVTKPSSQTGFIRFVLLPLFIELANLFPCLEHHIIDPVRKALDYYTEMEKALEREKLNRAQCENAAKSKDTTPSTAGGHVEAGPEASRAHTPQTVVGDT, translated from the exons ATGGCAACAAAAATCCTCTATTTCACCGTGAACGGGAAACCGGAGCAGGCTGAGTTCCCGGTGGATTGCCCTGCCCAGGATGTCAAAG aTCTTTTCCGCTCTGCAGCTGAGGCCGGACCCCATGACATCCTGAAGCTCTACAACCCCAAAGgcaacatcatcaacatctccCCAGGTCTGGAGCCCAACAGCCCGAGCTGCTGCTACAAGCTGGAGGTGGTGGCCGCCGACCGCAACACTGAGCCGTTAG GAGCGGAGCTTGCTGGTGCACTAGGATTTGACCTCTCGTCCATGGAGAAAAG ACTGCAGGGCCTGGAGAAGAAGATCCTGATGGAGGTTGGTGAGACGCCTGCAGTCGTGTACGAGATGAAGAAACAGGTGGATTCATTCCGGGAGAAACTGGAG AGTGTGGAGCATTTGAGTTGGCTTGGATTGTTTAAAGACCTGTCAGAGGGAAACCACAAGCCCTCCCCCTTCTACCACAAGAGAACCCTGCGCAAAACCAGGGAGGAGTGTGAGCATGTGCGGGTAAAGTTTCTCCAAATGAG CTCTCTGGAGGTATCAGAAGAAGTGAGGCAGTATTTAAAGACCCCAACCTTTGACAACTG gcagtgGGAGGACGCAGAGATCATGGTGCTCCTGCAGGTCATGTACACAGATTTAGATTTCACAGCCACGTTCAACATTGAGCCTGAAGTTCTGCAGCAGTTTCTGTACGAAGTTTACCGGAGATACAACAACATCCCGTTTCACAACTTCAAGCACTGCTTCTGTGTCACCCAGATG ATGTATGGTTTGATCTGGCTGACGGACCTGAGGAGTAAGTTGGATGCCATCGACCTGCTGATCATGCTGACCTCTGCAGTGTGCCACGACCTTGACCACACAGGATACAACAATGCCTATCAG ATAAACGCTCGGACTGAACTGGCTCTTCGCTACAACGACATCTCTCCACTGGAGAACCATCACTGTGCCGTAGCTTTTGAGATCCTGGAGAAG ACAGAGAACAACATCTTCAGAAATCTGCCCATGGATAAATACAAGCAGATAAGAGAGGGAATCATCAA ATGCATCCTGGCCACTGACATGACGAGCCACAACGACATTCTCAGCAAGTTCAAGTCCATCCTGCCGGCTTTCCACTTCACCACCAAGGACCACAAAGATGTG CTCATGATGATCCTGATCAAAGTCAGTGACATATCCAACGAGGCTCGGCCCATGGAGGTGGCTGAGCCCTGGCTGGATTGTCTTCTGCAGGAATTCTACAACCAG AGTGACgtggagaagatggagggtCTTCCGGTCACTCCCTTCATGGATCGGGACAAAGTAACAAAACCTTCATCTCAAACCGGCTTCATCCGATTTGTTCTCCTGCCTCTCTTCATCGAACTGGCCAACCTCTTCCCCTGCCTGGAG CACCACATAATTGACCCAGTCCGGAAGGCTCTAGACTACTACACCGAGATGGAGAAAGCCCTGGAGAGGGAGAAACTGAACCGAGCTCAGTGTGAGAACGCAGCCAAGAGCAAGGACACAACACCGAGCACAGCAGGGGGCCACGTGGAGGCTGGACCCGAAGCCTCCAGAGCACACACACCGCAGACTGTGGTGGGCGACACCTAA
- the nifk gene encoding MKI67 FHA domain-interacting nucleolar phosphoprotein yields MALWRTPVPSPLPFFLGLVTTCVSPEEETSVLTAASRVCDGVVVRFVADACCPPTMTETKAETAAQPAKELLALNPQQETEFKKKVQEVKKKNKTVKGSRLTPGVVYVGHLPLGLYEPQIKSYFEQFGKVLRLRLSRSKKTGGSKGYAFVEYDCDEVAKIVAETMNNYLMGERLIKCHVMPPEKVHEKLFVGSQRVFKKPSKPAVTRYNQSRTAEELEKMKDKLLRKETKLRKRLAAHGIEYDFPGFAAQMPLKKKSSDSMDASTCSDTTPLCTPSLLQRRKSMVVNDDDVDDEIVLKIPVADKDEESSSEEEEEEEDKEKDGDEDNDSESDGPAEEVTEEK; encoded by the exons ATGGCGCTGTGGCGAACTCCCGTCCCTTCCCCCCTCCCCTTTTTCCTCGGGCTGGTCACCACGTGTGTGTCACCGGAAGAGGAGACCAGCGTGCTCACAGCAGCGAGTCGTGTGTGTGACGGTGTTGTGGTTCGCTTCGTAGCCGATGCGTGTTGCCCGCCGACAATGACCGAGACCAAAGCAGAGACCGCGGCGCAGCCGGCGAAGGAGCTGCTGGCGCTGAACCCGCAGCAGGAGACCGAGTTCAAGAAGAAGGtgcaggaggtgaagaagaagaacaagacgGTCAAG GGGAGTCGTTTGACCCCGGGAGTTGTCTACGTGGGCCACCTGCCGCTGGGCCTGTACGAGCCTCAGATCAAATCTTACTTTGAACAGTTTGGGAAGGTGTTGAGGCTGCGGCTGTCCCGGAGCAAAAAG ACAGGGGGAAGTAAAGGCTACGCGTTTGTAGAGTACGACTGTGATGAAGTAGCAAAGATTGTTGCAGAGACCATGAACAACTACCTCATGGGAGAGAGGCTCATCAAAT GTCATGTGATGCCACCGGAGAAAGTGCACGAGAAGTTGTTTGTTGGCTCTCAGagggtttttaaaaagcccTCAAAACCTGCTGTTACACGCTACAACCAGAGCCGCACGGCGGAGGAGCTCGAGAagatgaaagacaaactcctgcGCAAAGAAACAAAGCTCCGCAAGAGGCTCGCTGCACACGGCATCGAATACGACTTCCCAGGATTC GCTGCCCAGATGCCTCTGAAGAAGAAGTCCTCCGACTCCATGGACGCATCAACGTGTAGT GACACCACACCACTCTGCACCCCCTCActcctgcagaggaggaagtcCATGGTCGTCAACGATGACGACGTGGATGACGAGATTGTCCTCAAGATTCCAGTTGCAGACAAAGATGAAGAGAGCtcctcagaggaagaggaggaggaggaagataaagagaaagaCGGCGATGAAGACAATGACTCAGAGAGCGATGGACCCGCTGAAGAGGTCACGGAGGAGAAGTGA